In the Diospyros lotus cultivar Yz01 chromosome 13, ASM1463336v1, whole genome shotgun sequence genome, atcgaaaattttgaaaataatcttaatagctatatatatattttttgttaagatTAAATCACTCAAAATATAATGAGAATAAACTAAAACTTACAAATTCGAAATGTCAGACTCATCAATGCTACTAGTGTCACTAAGTTACAAACTCCAATGATtatatttggtattttttttaagtttctcaTATTGCAAAATTcacttataataaataataaaaagcaaTTTTACAggaatcaattttttttttttttttggctaatgCTACAAGAGACTTTAAATTGAGGGCAATTTGATCTAAAAAGCATTAACCTAATTTAAGAGCCCAACTGAATTGGGCTCTCAGTGGCCCATTCTCCTTTTATTCTCTCGGACTCCTTTAAGCCCACTTCCAATGCAAACCCATTTCTAACTCAATTTGAACTCAACTTAAGCCTAACTTTTTCCAACCTAAAACCAGTTGTTTTGGGCCCCAAATAGATGTTTAAGAACACTTGTTAAAGGCCCAATACTCGAGCCCAATTTAGCTCATCTTATGGATCAACCTAGCCCATTATGGCCCGCAGCTTAGGCCCACTTCAAGCTATTGATAAGACATCATTTGTGGACTATAATGGAAGGCCCCCAAAAAAGCCCACGTAGTCCCAAAATTACAGATTCAATTTTTTGCACAAATTTCACCATTTTTCACTTTTTCCACCTCCAATGATCCCTCGAcctataggtgtcaaaagggccggcccggcccttttactaaaagggccgggccgggcccgggcccttttataattgatagggcccggcccggcccacggcccccctacaaaagggccgggccgggccaacccgtgggctagagggccgggccgggcccttagcccacagggcctagtgggcccggcccttttttttaaataatttttttaaaaataatacatataatatatacatatataaatatcaaaataatacatatataaaaattaatttattttttttaaatattttctatcttaattcttaagttttaaatattatttcattattttatatttcaaaattctatatgccttataatttttgttgtgaattgatataaaaaataatgtacatataaaaaggagaatgtttatttataatttaaatatataaaaaatttaacttaaaaattttaaataaattaattgatggttattatttatatatattgcgaaattaaattttttagcatccaatatcaataattacctaagaataacaaaattaaaaaaaaaaaatgagtaagggccttactggcccataagggcctcatgggcccggcccataagggcccaacgggtcACGGGCCGGGTCCTTAgacgggccgggccgtgggcccaatttctttggcccagcccggccccccaATAGGGGCCGAGCTCAGCCCggcccgtatgaacagtaacgggccgggccaaagcccggcccgtcacgggctgggccgggcggcccgcgggccgcccggcccttttgacacctctacctCGACCTTTAATGGCCTTTGAGCCATGATCAAACTATGGCCATATTTATCACTAGttttacgatttttttttttggtgtgattatgtgatttttttgttattttaattatatttttagagcTGTATTTTTGAGCTAATTTAAATTctatactttgattttttttcatttaacaaTTCAAACTTTTCATTGTTTCGATTATAGTTCTATATTTGTTTTTCGAGTCAATTAACCCCTATACTTTAAGTTAAACAGAGTATGACGTGTATTTTGTCATTtcattttacctttttttttttcttacacatGAAAATACAAAGgttaaattaactcgaaaatacAAATCCAGTTATGTAatcgaaacaacaaaaaattaggATTGAcacataagaaaaaaatcaaaatatagaaataaaattaactaaaaaaatcaaatttaaaggtataattaaaataacaaaaaatttaaataaatacacaagaaaaacatgaaaaaacaagagtaaaaatatagatttgtcCATTAAATCTCTTCCCACGTCAAGTTTTCTATCCAGAGTGAGGATGAAAAATAGTGTGAATTTTCCAAAAATCATTACCCACGACGACGGCTGGCAATCGCCATTTctgtatttttgtatttttctttagtTTACGTATGacacattataattttttaaaaaaataaataagaaattaaattataataataacattaaaattgtaattattaggataaaaaataaattaaaatataaaaactaatttGTAGAAAGCTCCTAAACCAAATTTGAATTTGTGATGTTTGTGGCCTAAGGTTTCTCCATAAAAACCCTAGCTTTCTCATAAACCCTCTGCAGGTACCTGGTGATCTTCGCCATGTCCAAGGTCACGTTCTGGTTCATGTATATGTCCCAGCTATGCCACCCTTCATTCGTCAGCATCCCGCCTTGATCGTTCGGATCCAGCATCTCCCTCGGGTATGTCCCTCCCAAGCTGCTCTCTTCAATGGCGACATCGTACACAATGTACTCCAGACCCAGCCGAATCGCCACTTTTCCATAACATATATCCCCCAGCCAACTGTTCCTTATCGGCACAATCTGCATCATCACCGCCCCCGGCCGGAGAAACAGCTCGTACGTCAGCCCGGCGCCGTGGACTCCCGCCATCGCGTGGCAGCTATGGATAACCCTGAATATCTCGCGCATCGGCGTCGCCTCCGTCGGCTCGAAGACGACGACGTCGAACCCGATGTTCTTTGCCGCTCGAACCACGTCTTTCTCGTTTAGCACCAAACGGTGGTGGCTCCGGCTCATCCAGACAAGCCTCGGTCGCGACGGCTTCCGCCACGCACGGCGGCGAATTTCTCCGTAGGTCGCCTCCAGCACGGCGGTGAAATCGAGGATCGTCTTGGGCTTTGGGCCCCGTTGGATCGTCGGATCGATGGTCATCTGGCCATGGGAGATCAGTCCGACGACGGCCGACGGGAAGCAATGGACGACGGTCTCCTTGTCGAGATTGATGATCGGGTGGCGAGTGAAGCGCGGAAAGAGATCTCCGTACTTCTCGATCCACCGGTCAGAGCCGTCGATCATAACCAAGATGACGTCACGGTTCCTGAACAATGAATCAACGGTGATGAAGAGCGGGATGAACCCTTCGTTGAAGGTGTGGAACACGTTCGGCGAGAACCCGCCCGCACTGAATACCAGGGCAGGGCTAGAGTGCGACACGGCGCACCGGGAGTTGGGTGGGGTCGCGGAGAGAGTGAGCTCCTTGACCTTTTCCATTGCGTCTTGTTGCCACTTTCGCGGGTAAGGCCGTATCTTTTCCACCAATGGTGGGGTAGAGTTGGTGGGGTCCACCGCGTACAAAATCCCGGCCGTCGGATCCAAGAGAAATGGACGGTTGATGTAGCAGAGATCGTACTCGAAATGGGACCGATCGCAGGTGATTGACCATGTGGGCTCCGGGCTCTCCCAACTcccttcttcatcatcttccacGTCAAAATCTACATATTCACatggaaaaattaaattacattttatttcataaattatCAATGTTTTATAAGTTACTTAATGAAATTGTTACTTTGTCTgtcataataattaaatttattaaaatgtctTAAATTCCTACTAACATCGGTTATCTCCcatgaaattttattattttgattaatttgtgtTACTTCGATTAATagacaaatcaaaataatcgaatGTTCATCCCTACCTTCGATCCTTGTCGGGTTCGGATCGAACGATCCAAAAATCATGGTGAGAATGATGTCAAGAGCGAAGAAAATGAGGAGTGGCACCAGACATATTGCAAGGGTTTTTTGATCTTTCTTCTTGCTAATCAATCGGGCAGCGGATGCCATTGTTGCTAGTGGATGGCTCAAACCATGGAGGGCGACTTTCTTGGCAAAAATGGAGATCCACTCCTGCACTCGTTTGAATAGAAAGTTACAGAGAAAAACTCACATTAGCGAGAGAAAGTTACTGAGAAGTTTGAATAGAAAGTTACAGAGAAAAATTCACATTAGTGAGAAAGTTACTGAGAAAATTTCACGTTAcgtaaatatattaaaattttagaaacaaaaaactTATATAGAAGGGGATATGCCCAATCAAAGTGACAATGCAAAAAATGCATAAGGGTTGAAGACTTGTCCTCTGAGGTactctttttttatattttgacagAATTTCTATCACgagtttatttaaattcaaaaattgaaacgaGTAATGATACTATTACAAGACTTAATAAAGTGTTGCTAATTCACgtaaggaaaataaagaaacacaCGACATTTATTAAA is a window encoding:
- the LOC127788908 gene encoding xylan glycosyltransferase MUCI21-like isoform X2 encodes the protein MASAARLISKKKDQKTLAICLVPLLIFFALDIILTMIFGSFDPNPTRIEDFDVEDDEEGSWESPEPTWSITCDRSHFEYDLCYINRPFLLDPTAGILYAVDPTNSTPPLVEKIRPYPRKWQQDAMEKVKELTLSATPPNSRCAVSHSSPALVFSAGGFSPNVFHTFNEGFIPLFITVDSLFRNRDVILVMIDGSDRWIEKYGDLFPRFTRHPIINLDKETVVHCFPSAVVGLISHGQMTIDPTIQRGPKPKTILDFTAVLEATYGEIRRRAWRKPSRPRLVWMSRSHHRLVLNEKDVVRAAKNIGFDVVVFEPTEATPMREIFRVIHSCHAMAGVHGAGLTYELFLRPGAVMMQIVPIRNSWLGDICYGKVAIRLGLEYIVYDVAIEESSLGGTYPREMLDPNDQGGMLTNEGWHSWDIYMNQNVTLDMAKITR
- the LOC127788908 gene encoding xylan glycosyltransferase MUCI21-like isoform X1, translated to MASAARLISKKKDQKTLAICLVPLLIFFALDIILTMIFGSFDPNPTRIEDFDVEDDEEGSWESPEPTWSITCDRSHFEYDLCYINRPFLLDPTAGILYAVDPTNSTPPLVEKIRPYPRKWQQDAMEKVKELTLSATPPNSRCAVSHSSPALVFSAGGFSPNVFHTFNEGFIPLFITVDSLFRNRDVILVMIDGSDRWIEKYGDLFPRFTRHPIINLDKETVVHCFPSAVVGLISHGQMTIDPTIQRGPKPKTILDFTAVLEATYGEIRRRAWRKPSRPRLVWMSRSHHRLVLNEKDVVRAAKNIGFDVVVFEPTEATPMREIFRVIHSCHAMAGVHGAGLTYELFLRPGAVMMQIVPIRNSWLGDICYGKVAIRLGLEYIVYDVAIEESSLGGTYPREMLDPNDQGGMLTNEGWHSWDIYMNQNVTLDMAKITRYLQRVYEKARVFMEKP